Proteins encoded together in one bacterium window:
- a CDS encoding cation diffusion facilitator family transporter: MMKPQPYAEVSDRAGQGMRAALTGVLVNAGLAIVKIISGVVGNSYALIADGIESTLDIFSTTVVMSGLKIAARPPDANHPFGHGKAEPLAALVVALGLLGAALGLVIQSIREILTPHHSPAPFTLLVLLLVVASKELLFRFVFQVGDAIKSTAVRSDAWHHRSDAITSAAAFIGIAIALFGGPGYESADDWAALLACGVIGCNGARLLREAIREVMDTAPSPALVAKIRALGRTVDGVLDIEKCRVRKSGFTYQVDIHVIVDGEATVRHGHEIAHEVKSHLCAAGLDIVDVNVHIEPGTVAAAG, from the coding sequence ATGATGAAACCACAACCGTACGCTGAGGTCAGCGATCGCGCCGGCCAGGGTATGCGCGCCGCCCTCACCGGCGTGCTGGTGAATGCCGGTTTGGCGATTGTGAAGATCATTTCCGGCGTGGTCGGCAATTCCTACGCGCTGATCGCCGACGGCATCGAGTCCACGCTCGACATCTTCAGCACCACGGTGGTCATGAGCGGGCTGAAAATCGCGGCGCGGCCGCCGGATGCCAATCATCCTTTCGGCCACGGCAAAGCCGAGCCGTTGGCCGCGTTGGTGGTGGCGTTGGGACTGTTGGGCGCTGCGCTCGGTCTGGTGATTCAGAGCATTCGCGAGATTCTCACGCCGCATCATTCGCCGGCGCCGTTCACGCTGCTGGTGTTGCTGCTGGTGGTGGCGAGCAAGGAGTTGCTCTTTCGTTTTGTCTTTCAGGTGGGAGATGCGATCAAAAGCACGGCGGTGCGCTCGGACGCCTGGCACCATCGTTCCGATGCCATCACTTCGGCGGCGGCATTCATCGGCATTGCGATTGCATTGTTCGGCGGCCCCGGCTATGAGAGCGCGGATGATTGGGCGGCGCTGCTGGCGTGCGGCGTCATTGGCTGCAACGGCGCCCGCCTGCTGCGCGAGGCCATCCGCGAAGTCATGGACACTGCGCCCTCGCCCGCGCTGGTGGCGAAAATCCGCGCATTGGGCAGAACCGTGGACGGCGTGCTGGACATCGAGAAATGCCGTGTGCGCAAAAGCGGGTTCACTTATCAGGTGGACATTCACGTCATCGTCGATGGCGAGGCCACCGTGCGCCACGGTCACGAAATTGCCCATGAAGTCAAGAGCCACCTGTGCGCCGCCGGCCTAGATATCGTCGACGTCAATGTGCACATTGAGCCGGGCACCGTGGCCGCCGCCGGTTGA
- a CDS encoding sigma 54-interacting transcriptional regulator: protein MTTLSDRQTGDALSALSRISTIINTLRELDPLLEKIMDIAVETVGAERGFILLNNGNGELSVRTARNISAENIQDITDISNSVVRQVLQRSEAMISYDAQADEQLRNAESIILNRIQSVACVPLAIKQKPIGVIYLDSILQRSGFTETSVPFLSAFANQAAIAIENAQLYETLREENRHLRKQAAAGSAFAGIIGQSPKMKHVFDMMNSVLESDATVLILGESGTGKELVARALHYNGSRREKPFIALFCGSLPETLLESELFGHKKGAFTGAIAEKKGLFEAAHGGTFFLDEIGDLSPNLQTQLLRVLQEGEIKRVGENQVRHVDVRIIAATNKNLAEAVKNGTFREDLYYRLNVINIVMPPLRQRARDIPLLAHHFLRKYAAKNRKEIAGFTPEAIDQLTGYSWPGNVRELENTIERAVVLAKETCLTAADLRLQEAGRELFLPQGMTLEEMERRLVEKTLDELDNNITHAAERLGVSRRWIHYKMKQWHNGRN, encoded by the coding sequence ATGACGACTCTTTCTGACCGCCAGACGGGCGACGCGCTTTCAGCGCTTTCCCGCATCAGCACCATCATCAACACGCTGCGCGAGCTCGATCCCCTGCTGGAAAAAATCATGGACATTGCAGTGGAGACCGTGGGCGCGGAGCGCGGCTTCATTTTGCTGAACAACGGCAACGGCGAGCTGAGCGTGCGCACGGCGCGCAACATTTCCGCGGAAAACATTCAGGACATCACCGACATTTCCAACAGCGTGGTGCGGCAAGTCCTGCAACGCAGCGAAGCCATGATCAGCTATGATGCGCAAGCCGACGAGCAGTTGCGCAACGCGGAGAGCATCATCCTCAACCGCATTCAATCGGTTGCCTGTGTGCCGCTCGCCATCAAACAGAAGCCCATCGGCGTGATCTATCTCGACAGCATTCTGCAGCGCAGCGGCTTCACCGAGACCAGCGTTCCCTTCCTCAGTGCCTTTGCCAACCAGGCGGCCATCGCCATCGAAAACGCGCAATTGTACGAGACCCTGCGCGAGGAAAACCGCCATCTGCGCAAGCAGGCCGCCGCCGGCAGCGCCTTCGCGGGCATCATCGGCCAAAGCCCGAAGATGAAGCACGTGTTCGACATGATGAACAGCGTGCTCGAGTCCGATGCCACGGTGCTGATTCTCGGCGAGAGCGGCACCGGCAAGGAACTGGTGGCGCGCGCGCTGCACTACAACGGCAGCCGCCGGGAGAAGCCGTTCATCGCGCTGTTTTGCGGCTCGCTGCCGGAAACGCTGCTGGAAAGTGAGCTGTTCGGCCACAAGAAGGGCGCCTTCACCGGCGCGATTGCGGAGAAAAAAGGGCTGTTCGAAGCGGCGCATGGCGGCACCTTCTTTCTCGATGAGATCGGCGATCTTTCCCCCAATCTGCAGACCCAACTTCTGCGCGTGCTGCAGGAGGGCGAGATCAAGCGGGTCGGGGAAAATCAGGTGCGCCACGTCGACGTGCGTATCATCGCCGCCACCAACAAGAACCTGGCCGAGGCGGTCAAAAACGGAACGTTTCGTGAAGACTTGTATTACCGCCTCAACGTCATCAACATCGTGATGCCGCCGCTGCGCCAGCGCGCGCGCGATATTCCGCTGTTGGCGCATCACTTTCTGCGCAAGTATGCCGCCAAGAACCGCAAAGAGATTGCCGGCTTCACGCCCGAGGCGATCGATCAGCTCACCGGCTATTCCTGGCCGGGCAACGTGCGCGAGCTGGAAAACACGATCGAGCGCGCGGTGGTGCTGGCGAAAGAGACCTGCCTCACCGCGGCGGATTTGCGCCTGCAGGAGGCCGGCCGCGAGCTGTTTTTGCCGCAGGGCATGACGCTCGAGGAAATGGAACGGCGGCTGGTGGAAAAGACGCTGGACGAGCTGGACAACAACATCACGCATGCCGCCGAACGGTTGGGGGTTTCCCGGCGCTGGATTCATTACAAAATGAAGCAATGGCACAATGGTCGCAATTGA
- a CDS encoding efflux RND transporter periplasmic adaptor subunit, whose translation MKKKKILLGGLAVVVVSAAAFLIWGKRNGSEKDALPKVKVTQGSIVDKALAVGTIEPVYEISIKSKITGVVQKIFADVGAYVNVGDPLLEVRPDPTPLELAEAKRNVELAQVELENLKKENIRQESLLQSALISPRDFDEFKRRYQESELKLNIAKEKLALLQSGKVRIGTTQIETIIKSPIAGYVLSKTVEAGDPVTPLTSFQEGTVLMRIADMRQLIFKGTVDEIDVGRLREGMAAEIKIGALPQDKITGHLSLISLKAEKKDNATVFPIEITLAPTNGTTLRAGYSANANIIIQRKDSVLTIPERVVTFRNDSAWVKVALPDNKEEERLIKSGLSDAINLEVLSGLHLGDEVFEKPVKKIE comes from the coding sequence ATGAAGAAGAAAAAAATCCTGCTGGGGGGCCTCGCGGTTGTCGTGGTAAGCGCGGCCGCCTTTCTGATTTGGGGAAAGCGAAATGGTAGTGAAAAAGATGCGTTGCCCAAGGTCAAGGTCACCCAGGGCAGCATCGTTGACAAGGCGCTGGCGGTGGGCACGATCGAGCCGGTCTATGAGATCTCGATCAAATCGAAGATCACCGGCGTGGTGCAGAAGATATTCGCAGACGTTGGCGCCTATGTGAATGTCGGCGACCCGCTGCTTGAAGTCCGGCCGGATCCGACGCCGCTGGAGTTGGCGGAGGCCAAACGCAACGTCGAACTGGCGCAGGTGGAGCTGGAGAATCTGAAAAAGGAGAACATTCGCCAGGAGTCACTCCTGCAAAGCGCCTTGATTTCGCCGCGCGACTTCGATGAGTTCAAGCGCCGGTATCAAGAATCCGAGCTCAAGCTCAACATTGCGAAGGAAAAACTGGCGCTGCTGCAAAGCGGCAAAGTGCGCATTGGCACGACGCAGATCGAGACCATCATCAAGTCGCCGATCGCCGGCTATGTGCTCAGCAAAACCGTCGAGGCCGGCGATCCGGTTACGCCGCTGACCTCGTTTCAGGAGGGCACGGTATTGATGCGCATTGCCGACATGCGGCAACTGATCTTCAAAGGCACGGTCGATGAGATCGATGTCGGCCGGCTGCGCGAAGGCATGGCCGCCGAAATCAAGATCGGCGCGCTGCCGCAGGACAAGATCACCGGGCACCTGAGCCTGATCTCGCTGAAAGCCGAAAAGAAAGACAACGCCACGGTCTTTCCCATTGAAATCACCCTCGCGCCGACCAACGGCACCACCCTGCGCGCCGGGTACTCCGCCAATGCCAACATCATCATTCAACGCAAGGACAGCGTGCTCACCATTCCCGAACGGGTGGTGACCTTTCGCAACGATTCGGCGTGGGTAAAAGTGGCACTGCCGGACAACAAAGAGGAAGAACGGCTGATCAAATCCGGCCTGAGCGACGCCATCAACCTCGAAGTCCTCTCCGGGTTGCACCTGGGCGACGAAGTTTTCGAGAAGCCGGTCAAGAAGATCGAATAA
- a CDS encoding amidohydrolase family protein: MFLFDSHLHFFSHDFFTAMIRQKDPAANLEEELTKLAAAANLELPSRKVSAHLKRWLEELDRHHVDRAVIFASLPEEIVAVAEALALAAGRLTGFFMINPRNGGSVELVHKLSEQLQYRGVLLFPALHHYHLYDEALLPFFEAVAQRRLSVLVHCGMLQIKLRDLAGLPRVYASRFAQPLDLQPVANRFRQTAFIIPHFGAGFFRETLLLGAQCENVYVDTSSSNEWIPTQPEKLTLAEVFHRSRAVFGAERLLFGTDSGVFPRGWRNEVLNTQRLAMAQADFTQEEMALVLGENLRRLLES; this comes from the coding sequence ATGTTCCTGTTCGATTCCCACCTGCATTTCTTCTCCCACGATTTCTTCACCGCCATGATCCGTCAAAAAGATCCGGCTGCCAACCTCGAGGAGGAACTCACCAAGCTGGCGGCGGCCGCCAACCTCGAGCTGCCCAGCCGCAAAGTGAGCGCGCATCTCAAGCGCTGGCTGGAGGAGCTTGACCGCCACCACGTCGATCGCGCAGTGATTTTTGCCAGCCTGCCGGAGGAAATCGTGGCAGTGGCCGAGGCGCTCGCGCTCGCCGCCGGCCGCTTGACCGGCTTTTTCATGATCAATCCCCGCAACGGCGGCAGCGTGGAGCTGGTGCACAAGCTCAGCGAGCAACTCCAATACCGCGGCGTGCTGCTGTTCCCGGCGCTGCATCATTATCATCTCTATGACGAGGCCTTGCTGCCGTTTTTCGAAGCCGTGGCGCAGCGCCGCCTGAGCGTGCTCGTGCATTGCGGCATGCTGCAGATCAAACTGCGCGATCTGGCCGGCCTGCCCCGCGTTTACGCGAGCCGCTTCGCGCAACCGCTCGATCTGCAGCCGGTTGCCAATCGCTTCCGGCAAACCGCATTCATCATTCCGCACTTCGGCGCCGGCTTCTTCCGCGAAACCTTGCTGCTGGGCGCGCAATGCGAAAACGTATACGTCGACACTTCCAGCTCCAACGAATGGATCCCCACGCAACCCGAGAAGCTCACACTCGCGGAGGTTTTCCACCGCAGCCGCGCCGTCTTTGGGGCTGAACGGCTGCTGTTCGGCACCGATTCCGGTGTGTTTCCGCGCGGCTGGCGCAACGAGGTACTCAATACGCAGCGGCTGGCCATGGCACAGGCGGATTTCACTCAAGAAGAGATGGCATTGGTCTTGGGGGAAAACCTGCGGCGCTTGTTGGAGAGCTGA
- a CDS encoding carboxypeptidase regulatory-like domain-containing protein has translation MMRSLMALPAALVLSGCFGDVPHENPLDPGSDRFVETGVLRGQVTTYYQPFLALSGVTIELSPQNLSTATDSDGLFSFREVPVGEYWVFARDPRYVKDSVRVLVQQETPQRLLFKLDALPQITSFAGRTFHVGSLPPEEDVYFALFEAEVSDPDGLADIASVVIELPALGLQDTMQVTAAAGLFDFRLFGSELPQGELHAAIGYPIRLNVRDRLGSKANPKELILFRIIDQLPEASTPRDLQVVTARPRLSWRPMDLPFPFRYRARVTRVVGGINTLAWESPALSEQDSAVTVDRILAGGEYRWTVSVSDEFGNTSTSAPAAFRVQ, from the coding sequence ATGATGAGATCACTGATGGCGCTACCGGCTGCCCTGGTTCTGAGCGGCTGCTTCGGCGACGTGCCTCATGAAAACCCGCTCGATCCCGGCTCGGATCGCTTCGTCGAAACCGGCGTGCTGCGCGGGCAAGTGACGACCTACTATCAGCCCTTTCTGGCGCTCAGCGGCGTCACCATCGAGTTGTCGCCGCAAAATCTCAGCACCGCCACCGATAGCGACGGCCTGTTCAGCTTTCGCGAAGTGCCGGTCGGCGAGTATTGGGTCTTCGCCCGTGATCCGCGCTATGTAAAGGACTCTGTGCGCGTGCTGGTGCAGCAGGAAACGCCGCAGCGCCTGCTGTTCAAGCTGGATGCGCTTCCCCAGATCACCAGCTTTGCCGGACGCACCTTTCATGTCGGCAGCCTGCCTCCGGAAGAGGACGTATACTTTGCGCTGTTCGAGGCGGAAGTGTCCGACCCCGACGGCTTGGCGGATATTGCCAGCGTGGTCATCGAGCTTCCCGCCTTGGGCTTGCAGGATACCATGCAAGTCACGGCCGCGGCCGGCCTGTTTGATTTCAGACTTTTCGGTTCAGAATTGCCGCAGGGGGAACTGCACGCGGCCATCGGCTATCCCATCCGCCTCAACGTCCGCGACCGATTGGGCAGCAAGGCCAATCCCAAAGAACTGATTCTGTTTCGCATTATTGATCAATTGCCCGAGGCCAGCACACCGCGCGACTTGCAAGTGGTCACCGCCCGTCCACGGCTGAGCTGGCGGCCAATGGACCTGCCCTTTCCCTTCCGCTATCGCGCGCGCGTGACGCGCGTGGTGGGCGGCATCAACACACTGGCTTGGGAGAGTCCCGCTCTCAGTGAACAGGACTCAGCCGTGACGGTGGATCGCATCCTGGCCGGCGGTGAATACCGCTGGACCGTTTCGGTGAGCGATGAATTCGGCAACACCAGCACCTCTGCGCCGGCGGCCTTTCGCGTGCAATGA
- a CDS encoding serine/threonine protein kinase produces MVAIEGYEIFAELRRGPWVSVFKAFDHQNQRMVIIKALTEPAAPLHVREQLRVESEIGRRLVHPNLRQVHAAGGLDDNPYLVLEYVEGGTLAEVVQRPLPIELCVWIAKEVARALQALHQHGILHRDVKPKNIFVASTGEVKLADLGLAVDLDEAQRNLAGTMAYFPPEIVLGQAATEASDLFSLGAVLYEMLTGEAPFADHTQSALLHRIANLDPTPVEKLRPQIPAELAALSRKLLAKAPEMRFACAADLLEALEHFERRYELRTNAQKLVSFLESPETYPAVKYDSPVEPVSARPPATKKKQTARPLRRLVPATALVLASISIGLLNIQFDHAAPPPAETKNAAEMPPKGGDTAGEIPQSESAAAPPVSAAEASRPPLTAMPVPVAARDQENSTAPPVTTTAMNYNGVPNRRILIMSEPRASVYVEGDSLGATPLYWQPAAATRVYELHFAVQSLPVVAAEVVAAALESDTLYLNLHDEIGYLEVAVNPWGEIWVDGRAYDTTPLAAPLALSPGLHEISARHPRLGTQTQRVIVAKGDTLRRFFDLFLP; encoded by the coding sequence ATGGTCGCAATTGAGGGATACGAGATCTTCGCCGAGCTGCGGCGCGGGCCCTGGGTCAGCGTGTTCAAGGCGTTCGACCATCAAAACCAGCGCATGGTAATCATCAAGGCGTTGACCGAACCCGCTGCGCCCCTGCATGTGCGCGAGCAATTGCGCGTCGAAAGCGAAATCGGCCGCCGTTTGGTGCATCCCAATCTGCGCCAGGTTCATGCCGCCGGCGGCCTGGACGACAATCCCTACCTCGTGCTGGAATACGTCGAGGGCGGCACGCTCGCCGAAGTCGTGCAAAGGCCGCTGCCCATCGAATTGTGCGTGTGGATTGCCAAGGAAGTCGCCCGCGCCTTGCAGGCGCTGCATCAGCACGGCATTTTGCATCGCGACGTCAAGCCGAAAAATATCTTCGTGGCGAGCACCGGCGAAGTCAAACTCGCGGATTTGGGATTGGCGGTTGATCTCGACGAAGCTCAGCGCAACCTCGCCGGCACCATGGCCTACTTTCCGCCCGAAATCGTGCTCGGCCAGGCGGCCACCGAAGCCAGTGATTTGTTCTCGCTGGGCGCGGTGTTGTATGAGATGCTCACCGGTGAAGCACCCTTTGCCGATCACACGCAATCCGCTCTGTTGCATCGCATCGCAAATCTCGATCCCACGCCGGTGGAGAAGCTGCGGCCGCAGATTCCCGCGGAGCTGGCCGCGCTCTCCCGCAAGCTGCTCGCCAAGGCACCGGAAATGCGCTTTGCCTGTGCCGCCGATTTGCTGGAGGCACTGGAACATTTCGAACGGCGTTACGAGCTGCGCACCAATGCGCAGAAACTGGTGAGCTTTCTCGAGAGTCCGGAAACCTATCCTGCGGTCAAATATGACTCTCCGGTCGAGCCAGTCTCTGCACGGCCGCCGGCGACCAAGAAAAAGCAAACAGCCCGGCCACTGCGGCGTCTGGTGCCGGCCACGGCATTGGTGCTGGCGAGCATCAGCATCGGGCTGTTGAATATTCAATTCGATCATGCCGCGCCGCCGCCGGCGGAAACGAAAAACGCGGCAGAGATGCCTCCCAAAGGCGGCGACACCGCCGGCGAGATTCCGCAGTCCGAATCTGCCGCTGCGCCGCCGGTCTCTGCGGCGGAAGCCTCGCGGCCGCCACTCACAGCGATGCCGGTGCCGGTCGCCGCCCGGGATCAAGAGAACAGCACCGCGCCACCGGTGACAACCACGGCGATGAATTACAATGGCGTCCCCAATCGCCGGATCTTGATCATGAGTGAGCCGCGCGCCAGCGTCTACGTGGAAGGCGATTCGCTCGGCGCCACCCCGCTTTATTGGCAGCCGGCAGCGGCCACGCGCGTTTACGAGTTGCACTTCGCAGTGCAAAGCCTGCCGGTGGTGGCCGCAGAAGTTGTCGCGGCCGCGCTCGAGTCTGACACGTTGTATCTCAATTTGCATGATGAAATCGGCTATTTGGAGGTGGCCGTCAATCCCTGGGGTGAAATTTGGGTTGACGGCAGAGCTTATGACACCACACCATTAGCGGCACCACTGGCACTTTCCCCCGGCTTGCATGAAATCAGTGCGCGCCATCCGCGCCTGGGCACTCAAACGCAGCGCGTGATCGTTGCCAAGGGTGACACCCTGCGCCGGTTCTTCGATTTGTTCCTGCCTTGA
- a CDS encoding NAD(P)H-quinone oxidoreductase, which translates to MLAIHVKNDESRQLYLAECPMPEYRSQEVLIKVHATAVNRADLLQRRGFYPPPPGASDIMGLEAAGVIVATGAEVSHWQVGDRVCCLLPGGGYAEYVNCPQDLLLAIPPAWTFELAAALPEAFYTAFANLFGEARLRAREIALIHAGASGVGTAAIQLARYAGAWVIVTAGSETKLERCLELGANHAINYRTGDFAERVLKITNGAGVDVILDCIGASYLAKNLSLLKLKGRLVIIGVMGGAKAEIDLAVLLRRRQRVIGSVLRSRTLEEKAELTRQFRGKVMPLLRKGLVQPVIDCVFPLTAVEQAHAYVATNRNVGKVVLQVEGLAEAPAN; encoded by the coding sequence GTGTTAGCCATTCATGTCAAAAACGACGAATCCCGCCAGCTCTATCTTGCCGAATGCCCCATGCCGGAGTACCGCAGCCAGGAAGTCCTGATCAAAGTCCACGCCACTGCCGTCAATCGCGCCGATCTGCTGCAGCGCCGCGGCTTTTATCCGCCGCCGCCCGGCGCCTCCGACATCATGGGGCTGGAAGCCGCGGGCGTGATTGTCGCCACCGGCGCGGAAGTGTCGCACTGGCAGGTCGGCGACCGCGTTTGCTGTCTGCTGCCCGGCGGCGGCTATGCCGAATATGTGAACTGCCCGCAAGACTTGCTGCTCGCCATTCCGCCGGCGTGGACTTTCGAACTCGCCGCCGCGCTGCCGGAAGCGTTTTATACCGCATTCGCCAACCTGTTTGGCGAAGCTCGCCTGCGCGCCCGGGAAATTGCGTTGATTCACGCGGGTGCCAGCGGCGTGGGCACTGCCGCGATTCAACTCGCGCGCTACGCCGGCGCGTGGGTGATCGTCACTGCCGGTTCCGAAACCAAACTCGAGCGCTGCCTGGAACTGGGCGCCAATCATGCCATCAACTATCGCACCGGTGATTTTGCCGAGCGCGTGTTGAAGATCACCAACGGCGCCGGCGTTGACGTGATTCTGGATTGCATCGGCGCCTCCTACCTCGCCAAAAATCTCTCGCTGTTGAAATTGAAAGGCCGGCTGGTGATCATCGGCGTGATGGGTGGGGCGAAGGCGGAGATCGATCTTGCCGTGCTGCTGCGGCGCCGCCAGCGGGTGATCGGCTCCGTGCTGCGCTCGCGCACACTGGAGGAAAAAGCCGAGTTGACCCGCCAGTTCCGCGGCAAGGTCATGCCGCTGCTGCGCAAAGGCCTGGTGCAGCCGGTGATCGACTGCGTTTTCCCGCTCACCGCAGTCGAGCAGGCACATGCCTATGTTGCGACGAACCGCAATGTGGGAAAGGTGGTGTTGCAGGTGGAGGGCTTGGCCGAGGCGCCTGCGAATTGA
- a CDS encoding patatin-like phospholipase family protein: MQSLKALWRRPRVGLALGGGGARGLAHIGVLKILEANHIPIDVIAGTSIGALVGAAYALEPRATAVEKLALEFISSNEFEKSGLELFKKKKEAENFFAQVATYVKERIVINLAHSRPSLVGGWRIAMAVDFIVADKSFDEVQVPLACVATDLTTGEEIVFREGRLRRAVEASMSIPGFLPPVNHRGYQMVDGAVVAPVPILACRELGAEIVIAVDVGQTLDGLPEFENVVDIIFRANTITSRRLNHMLLQLADLTVRPNVGSVHWAEFRRARELVAEGERAAAAMLPSLQRLLRRKSRWWKRRSHKNGANGLGRVRTAG, translated from the coding sequence ATGCAATCGCTCAAAGCACTGTGGCGGCGTCCGCGCGTGGGTTTGGCGTTGGGCGGCGGTGGCGCCCGCGGCCTGGCGCACATCGGCGTGTTGAAGATCCTCGAAGCCAACCACATTCCGATCGATGTGATTGCCGGCACCAGCATCGGCGCGCTGGTGGGCGCGGCCTACGCGCTCGAGCCGCGGGCCACGGCCGTGGAGAAACTCGCGCTCGAGTTCATCAGCAGCAATGAATTCGAGAAAAGCGGATTGGAACTTTTCAAGAAGAAGAAGGAGGCGGAAAATTTCTTCGCGCAGGTGGCGACCTACGTGAAGGAGCGCATCGTCATCAATCTGGCGCACAGCCGGCCTTCGCTGGTCGGCGGCTGGCGCATCGCCATGGCCGTCGATTTCATCGTGGCCGACAAGAGTTTTGACGAAGTGCAGGTGCCGCTGGCCTGTGTGGCCACGGATTTGACCACCGGCGAGGAGATCGTGTTTCGCGAAGGCCGCCTCCGCCGCGCGGTGGAAGCCAGCATGTCCATTCCGGGATTTCTGCCGCCGGTGAATCATCGCGGCTATCAGATGGTGGATGGCGCAGTCGTGGCGCCGGTGCCGATTCTGGCGTGCCGTGAGCTGGGCGCCGAGATCGTCATCGCCGTCGATGTCGGACAAACCCTCGACGGCCTGCCGGAATTTGAAAACGTGGTGGACATCATCTTCCGCGCCAATACCATCACCAGCCGCCGCTTGAATCACATGCTGTTGCAACTGGCGGATCTGACCGTGCGGCCCAATGTCGGCAGCGTGCATTGGGCGGAATTTCGCCGCGCGCGCGAGCTGGTGGCAGAGGGCGAACGCGCGGCAGCGGCAATGTTGCCTTCGCTGCAGCGCCTGCTGCGGCGCAAATCACGCTGGTGGAAGCGGCGGTCTCACAAGAATGGGGCCAATGGCTTGGGGAGGGTGAGAACAGCGGGATAG
- a CDS encoding SDR family NAD(P)-dependent oxidoreductase, whose translation MNRAVASYWSGKTVLLTGASSGLGAAVIEALAPLGLAFGLLSRRVELLQALAARLAHTGSTFWLRGCDVRERQQVFAAVRAFHQHAGRLDAVWVNSGVSLDTSFRNWTWQAADTVLNTNLHGALHTIIAALEIMVPQRSGVIVGIGSAASMRGLPYRGLYSVSKISLAYLLESLAVELPKIQFTMIHPGFVDTDINRGNPNRFWLMQPPQAARLMITAVAKRKRLYIYPRRMSLLYRLTQALPTALYVPLLRRLMHLSKPGQ comes from the coding sequence ATGAATCGTGCAGTGGCATCCTACTGGTCGGGAAAGACCGTGTTGCTCACCGGCGCCTCTTCCGGCCTGGGCGCCGCGGTGATCGAGGCCCTTGCCCCCTTGGGCCTCGCCTTCGGATTGCTCAGCCGGCGGGTGGAATTGCTGCAGGCGCTGGCCGCCCGGCTGGCGCACACCGGCAGCACGTTTTGGCTGCGCGGCTGTGACGTGCGCGAGCGGCAGCAGGTCTTCGCGGCGGTGCGCGCGTTTCATCAGCATGCCGGCCGCCTGGATGCGGTGTGGGTGAACAGCGGCGTGAGCCTGGATACTTCCTTCCGCAACTGGACCTGGCAGGCCGCGGATACGGTGCTCAACACCAATCTGCACGGCGCGCTGCACACGATCATTGCCGCGCTGGAAATCATGGTGCCGCAGCGTTCCGGAGTGATTGTCGGCATCGGCTCCGCGGCCTCGATGCGCGGCCTGCCCTATCGCGGCCTGTATAGCGTGAGCAAGATCAGCCTGGCTTATTTGCTCGAAAGCCTGGCGGTCGAGCTGCCGAAAATTCAATTCACCATGATTCATCCCGGATTTGTGGACACGGACATCAACCGGGGCAATCCCAACCGCTTTTGGCTGATGCAACCGCCGCAAGCCGCGCGTTTGATGATCACGGCCGTGGCGAAGCGCAAGCGGTTGTATATTTATCCGAGGCGCATGAGCCTGTTGTATCGCCTGACGCAGGCGCTGCCCACGGCGCTGTATGTACCGCTGCTGCGGCGGCTGATGCACTTGAGCAAGCCGGGGCAGTGA